GCGGGAGTTCCCGGATGAGTTCGCCCGCACGGCGGCCAGCGCGTTTCGCTCGGGTACCGACATCTCGGTGACAAATTCGCTCTACCACTACTACGCGTTGATGACCGGACGCGCCGTCCAGCAAGAAATGGCCAAGGTCCTCTACGTCGACACCACCAGCCAGGCGGGCCTTGGGCTACTTCCCGAGTTGCGCAAGCGACGCGAATACGACTTCTTCTGCCTCAACGACGGTAGCTTTCCCGAAGTCCCCGCGGCCGAGCGCGCCGAGCGAGTCGTCAGTTTCCTGGAGCGCTATTTCCCGATTCCGGCGCCCTGGGAGAAGGTCGCCGCGGACGTCAGTCGACAGGATTTCGCGGTGCCGACGATGTCAGCACCATCGGAGGGTGGCTGAATAGCGAATCGCGACGGGACGGTTCGATGAAAATGCCGCTTTCGGCGATTTGGCGTCGCGCCTGCCCGGGCGAGATAAAGGTGCCCACGGTTTCTCCGCCACCCAGGGGGATCACCGAGTGCACCACGGTGTCCGGATAGACGTGCACCAGGTTGCAACCTTGGGCGCCATCTCTGCCACGCGTTCCTCCGGCAGCAACGGTCAGGTCCTGGGTGTAGCAGGTCGCGGAGGCAACCGACACCGGGATTCCGACGAACGTGGCATTCGTGGAGTAGTGCAGGTGCCCGGCCAAGATGGCGCGAACGTCGCTCCCCTTGAGCACCCGCCCAATCCGAGCCTGGTCGCGCAGCTCCACCGTGACGGCCATGTCCAAGACGCTCGGAATCGGCGGATGATGCAACGCCAGAATGGTGCCGTCCGGAGCTGGCGTTGCCAACTCTTGCGCGAGCCAATCCAATTGGGAGGTGCGGATTTCACCGTAATGATGACCCGGCACCGAGGTATCCAAGGTGATGATGCGCAAACCGTCGATCATGCACACCTGGTCGAGCGGCGCCATCGAGGGCGCTTCGTCGAGCAAGAATCGACGCAGTTCGGCCCGGTCGTCGTGGTTGCCCATCACCCAGACGAGTTCGGCACCCAGCTGCGCCGCGAACGGCTCAACCAGGCCGCGCAGCTTGCGATATGCCTCCGGCTCGCCCTTATCGGCCAAATCACCAGTGAAGACGACCGCATCGGGACGTAACCCGGAGTCGTGCAACTGTTGGAGTATTTCGCCCAGCCGGTCGTCGGCGTCCACCGCCCCGTAGAGCGGGCGATCCCCTCCGATGAGATGTGTGTCGCTGATGTGTAAGAGAACGTAATCCGGCCGCGGATGTTCCGCGGCCCTAAGTCTGTGCACCTGAGGTGCCAACCCTCTCCATTGATCGGTTAGAACGGTGGCCCTCAAGTATAGCGGCGCTGCCGGCTAGAACCGCGCAGTTGTGAGCTGTTCCACGGTCACCGGCACCACGGCCCCGGTCCGTACGGCCGCGTTGCGGTATTTCAAACGCCGCTGGACCGTCACCGCGGCGAGGGCGCCGGCCTCGTTGATCGCCAGGTGCGTCAGGATCGGCGCCGCCAGGCTGCCGGACCGGTCGGCCAGCCAACCGAACAGCCAGCCGGCGATACCGGTGGCCAGCACGGTGGGTACCGGCGGCGCGCCCGTCGCGCGCGCGTCGGCGATGTGGGACAGACCGAAGGCGGCGGCTTGCAGTATTCGTCCACCAGCCGGACCGAAGGTCCCCGCGGCCACGGTGGCCAGCGCCCCGCGAAACGCGGCCTCCTCGGCCCACACCGTGCCGCCGGGTATCTGCCATCCCAGCCAGGCCGGTACCGACGCCGGCAACTCACGGGCCGACATCGACAGCCGCACCATCGGCACCGGTGTCGTTGCCGCGATCGCGGCCGCCGCCGCCGCCCCCGCCGCCGAGCCCAGCCGCAACCCCGCCCACAACCGCGGCGGCCAAAGGCCGAGCGGCGCCTGCGTGACCAGCACCAGCACCCCACCCAGACCGGCCTGCAGCGGCACCCGCCAGGGCGCCGGAAGCCGCGGGCCGACCAGGCTCCAGCCAACCAGGCCGGCGGCCAAAGACAGGGCGCGCAGCCGACTCATCCGAAGTATCGCGGCAGCACCCCCTCGGATGTCTCGCGTAGTTCCGCCAACGACACCGTGAACCAGCCCTGCACCTCAACCGCGTCGCACGCCGGATCGACGACGCCGATGCGAACCGCGGGCAATCCCCGCGCCTCACACATGGCCCGGAACCGGCTCTCCTCGGTGCGCGGGACGGCAACCAGCGCCCGCCCCGCCGACTCGGAAAACAGAAATGTGAACGGGCCGTCCGATTGAAATTCTTCGGGAACCACTATGCGGCAACCGGTTTCACCCGCCAACGCCGATTCCACGATGGCTTGGGCCAACCCACCTTCGGACAGGTCGTGCGCGGCGGACACCAGCCCGTCCCGAGATGCCGAACTCAGCACCTCGGCCAGCAGCTTCTCCCGCGCCAGATCGACCGCGGGCGGCAGCCCGCCCAGATGGTTGGCGGTCACCTGCGCCCACACCGACCCATCGAACTCGTCGCGGGTGTCGCCCAACAGCATCAGCGTCTCCCCCCCTCGGCGCCCAGCCCGGTGGGGATGCGCCGGCTCACGTCATCGATCACCCCGAGCACCCCAACCACCGGCGTCGGCAGAATAGCGGTCGGCCCGGTTTGGTTGTAGAAACTCACGTTGCCACCGGTTACCGGAATCCCCAGCGCCACACAGCCATCGGCCAGACCGCGGACCGCCTGGGCGAACTGCCACATCACCGAAGGATCTTCGGGTGAACCGAAGTTCAGGCAGTTGGTCACCGCGACCGGGGTGGCGCCGGTGACGGCAACATTGCGGTAGGCCTCGGCCAGCGCGAGTTGGGCGCCGGCGTAAGGATCCAGCAGCGTGTAGCGGCCCGACGCGTCGGTCGACAAGGCGATACCGCGCCCGGTCGACTCGTCGATGCGCAGCATGCCGCCGTCGGCGTGCTCGGCGAGCACCGTGTTGCCGCGCACATAGCGGTCGTACTGCTCGGTTATGAACGCGCGGCTGCACAGGTGCGGACTGCCAAGTAGCGCAAGCAAAGTCGCGCGGAGCTCGGCGCCGGTGACCGGCCGCGGCAGCCTGGTCGAGCGGTCGGCGTTGAGGGCGTCCTGTGTTTCGGGACGGGCCACCGGTCGCCGGTACACCGGACCTTCATGAGCCACGGTGCGCGGCGGCACGTCGACGACGGTCTCGCCGTGCCAGGTGATCCGTAGCCGGTCGCCGTCGGTGACCTCGCCGATCACCGTCGCCAGCACCTCCCACTTGCGGCACACCGCCAGAAAGGCGTCCACGTTGTCCGGGGCGACCACCGCGCACATCCGTTCCTGCGACTCGCTGCAGAGCACCTCGGCGGGTGTCATCTCCTTGGCTCGCAGCGGGACGGTGTCGAGTTGGACGGCCATGCCGCCGTCACCGGCAGATGCTAACTCCGATGTGGCGCAAGACAATCCGGCTCCGCCCAGGTCCTGGATGCCGATCACCAGTCCGCCCGCATAGAGCTCCAGACAGCACTCGATCAGCACCTTCTCCATGAATGGGTCGCCGACCTGCACCGAGGGCAGCTTCTTGCGGGCGGCGCCCGCGTCATCGCCGCCGCCAAAGGTGTCCGAGGCCAGCACCGACACCCCGCCAATGCCGTCCAGCCCGGTGCGCGCACCGAACAGGATTATCTTGTTGCCGGCGCCCGACGCGAACGCCAAATGCAAGTCTTCCTGCCGCAATACGCCCACACACAGCGCGTTGACCAATGGGTTGCCGGCGTAGCACGCATCGAATACGGTCTCGCCGCCGATGTTGGGCAGACCCAGCGAGTTGCCGTAGCCGCCGATACCGCGAACCACGCCGTCCAGCACGCGTCGGGTATCGGGGGCGTCGGCCGCGCCGAACCGCAGCTGGTCCATCACGGCCACCGGTCGCGCACCCATCGCCATGATGTCGCGGACGATGCCGCCGACCCCGGTGGCCGCGCCCTGATAGGGCTCGACGTAAGACGGGTGATTGTGCGATTCCACCTTGAAGGTGACGGCCCAGCCGTCGCCGATGTCGACGACGCCGGCGTTCTCGCCGATCCCGGCCAGCATGCCGGCGCGCATCTCGTCGGTGGTGGTCTCACCGAAGTAGCGCAGGTGGACCTTGGAGGATTTGTAGGAACAGTGCTCGCTCCACATCACCGAGTACATCGCCAGCTCGGTGTCGGTGGGCCGGCGGCCCAAGATCTGGCGGATTCGCTGGTACTCGTCGTCTTTGAGGCCCAACTCAGCAAACGGTTGCGGTTGGTCGGGGGTGGTCGCGGCATGTTCGACGGTGTCCAGCGCAGGCGTGATACGCGGCGTCTGGGCGAGCGGAGACGGCACGGAAGCAGTCTAGGCCCCAGTGCCTGCGGCCGCGTTTGCGCGGATAATCCAATGGGTAGTTCTGACCCCAGCAGAAAAAGTCGCAGCAACGAAACGATGGAGGGTGACCGATGACCACTGCATCCGCCGAAGTGACTGGCACCAGCGACCGAACCTACGACCTCATTTGGTTCACCGAGAAATGCTTGGAGAACGCGCTGCGCTTGGACACCTACATCCGCGACGCCGAGCGCGAGGGTGACCACGAGTTGGCCGAGCTGTTCCGCAAGGGGCAGGCCGACAGCCGCAAGGGCGCCGAGATGGCAAAGCGGCTGCTCGCCCAGCGGATCACCTAACCGGCTACCGACGCACGGCCGTCGTCCACCGCACGCCGGGCGGGGCGGTCAGCTGGTGGTGCTCAAAATGGAACCATGTCCCGTCACTGGCCGCTGTTCGAATTGCGCATCACCACCCCGCGGCTACAGCTGCAGGTGCCCACGGAGGAGTTGTGTGACCAGCTCATCGACACGATCCTGGACGGGGTCCACGATCCCGACCGAATGCCATTCTCGGTCCCGTGGACGCGCGCGCCCCGCGAGCAGCTTCCGTTCAACACGCTGTCGCACGTCTGGCAGCAACTCGCCCGGTTCAAACCGCAGGACTGGGAGCTGCCGCTGGCCGTCGTGGTCGACGGGATGGCCGTCGGCGTGCAGTCCCTGATTGCCAAGAACTTTCCCCTCACCCGCGAGGTGGACTCCGGATCGTGGCTCGGGCTGCGCTACCAAGGCCGCGGCTACGGAACCGAGATGCGCGCTGCCGCATTGCATTTCGCGTACTCCGAGCTCGGCGCCCAGGTGGCGACCTCGGCGTCGTTCGTCGACAACCCGGCCTCCATCGCGGTATCGCGTCGCATCGGTTACCAAGACAACGGTGTGGACCGCGTGGGGCGCGACGGCGTCATGGTTGAGCAGTTGCGGTTCCGGCTAACCCGCGACGATTGGCAGCGGCATCGCCCCGTCGAAGTGCAAGTGGAAGGTTTCGACCGCTGCCGACCGCTGTTCGGGCTCGGTTACTGAGCCACCACGCAAAACGCGTTGCCCTCGGGGTCGGCCAACACGACCCAGCGGAATTCCTCGCCGAACCGGTGCCGGCCGACTTCGGTGGCGCCCGCCGCCATCAGCCGCGATACCTCCGCGTCCATATCGGCAGCGGCGAAGTCGAGGTGCAGGCGGTTCTTACCGGGAGTGGGATCGGGCACCCGCTGGAATCCGAGCTGAGGCCCTTCGGATCGGGCCACCGTAACGAACTCACCGGGCATCAGCTCGCGCGTCGTACCGCCGAACTGCTCGGCCCACCAGCCGGCCAACTTCGCGGGATCGCTGCAGTCGAACGTGACCATCTCTATGTTGAGCGCCATATGCCGGACCCTATGCTTGCGCGCAAAGAAACGCCCGCAACGCCGCCGAGTAGGCGGCCACGTCGTGAGCGCCCATCAATTCACGCGCGGAGTGCATCGCCAGCTGGGCCGCACCGACGTCGACGGTGGGGATTCCGGTCCGAGCCGACGCCAGCGGCCCGATCGTCGACCCGCACGGCAGGTCGGCGCGGTGCTCGTAGTGCTGCAGCGGCACTCCGGCCTGCTGGCAGGCCAGCGCGAAGGCCGCGGCGGTGCGTCCGTCGGTGGCGTACCGCAGATTCGGGTGCACCTTGAGCACCGGCCCCGCGTTGGCCTCGATCAGATGACCGGGCTCGTGACGGTCCGGGTAGTTGGGGTGCGTGGCGTGTGCCATGTCGGCTGAGGCCAACAGCGAGGCGGGCAGCCGCCGCAGGAAGTCTTCCCGGCTGCCGCCGGCCGCCAGCACGATGCGTTCCAGCACGGAGGTCAGCAGGTTGGACTGCGCGCCGTGGTCCGAGGCCGAACCGACCTCCTCGTGGTCGAAGACCACCAGCACGGGCAGGTAGCCGCGCGACGCCGAATCCACGTCCAATGCCAGCAATGCCTCCATCCCCGCGTAGCAACTGGCCTGGTTGTCCAGCCGCGGCGCGCTCAGCAGGCCAGCGGTGCCGTTGACCTCGGCACCGATCACCGCCGACGGGGTCAGATCATGGGTCATCAGATCGGCGGCCAGCACATCGGACACCGGAATCCCGGCGCGCTGCGCGACGTAGTCGACAAAGGACGCGGCGCGCTCGCCGACGCCCCACACCGCGTTGACATGTCGCTGCGGATCCAGCGTGAGCGACTTGCGGTCGTCGGCCAAGTGAATCGCCAGCTGCGGCACCCGCAGGATCGGATCGTCAATCCGGACCAGCCGGTGAGAGACCCCATTAAGCCCCTGGTCGTCCCGCACCGAAAGGCGCCCGCTGATGCCCAGATCGCGATCCAGCCAGGAGTTCAGCAACACCGACCCGTACGGCTGCAGCGCCACCACCTGCCAGCCGGCGACCACTCGATCCGGGTTCTGCTTGACCCGCAGGTTGGGGCTGTCGGTATGGGCACCGACGATCCGGAACGGGGCTTGCGCCCTCCCGGGCTGCTCGGAGTTCCAAGCCACCAGCGAGCCGGCCCGGACGGTGAAGTACCGGCCCGGTTCCTCCGGCCAGCGATCCGTTTCGCTGAGTTCGAGGTAACCGGCGCGCAGCAGCCGTCGGGCCACCGTCGCGCAGACGTGGAACGGCGACGGGGACGCGTCGATGAATTCGCACAGGCCGAGTGCCGTGGCCACCATGTAGCCATGTTTAGCATCACCGGAATTGCCGGGACGTTAGGGTCGTGGCTGTGCCTGCCGTCTCTCCGCAGCCGATTCTGGCGCCCTTGACGCCGGCCGCGATATTCCTGGTCGCCACCATCGGCGCCGGCGGCGAGGCGACGGTGCACGACGCACTGTCCGAGGTGTCCAGCCTGGTGCGCGCGATCGGTTTCCGTGACCCGACGAAGCGCTTGTCCGTGGTCGCCTCGATCGGGTCCGACGCCTGGGACCGCTTGTTCGCCGGACCCCGACCCACCGAATTGCATCCGTTCGTCGAGCTGACCGGACCGCGGCATACCGCCCCGGCCACGCCCGGTGATCTGTTGTTCCACATCCGGGCCGAGACCATGGACGTGTGCTTCGAGTTGGCCGGCCGCATTCTCAAGTCAATGGGCGATGCGGTGACGGTTGTCGACGAAGTGCACGGCTTCCGGTTTTTCGACAACCGGGATCTGCTGGGCTTTGTCGATGGGACCGAAAACCCAAGTGGCCCAATCGCCATCAAGGCCACCACGATCGGTGACGAGGATCCGACCTTCGCCGGCTCGTGCTATGTGCACGTGCAGAAGTATGTGCACGATATGGCGTCGTGGGAATCCCTCTCGGTCACCGAGCAGGAGCGAGTGATCGGCCGGACCAAGCTCGACGACATCGAGCTCGACGACAACGCGAAGCCGACCAACTCACACGTAGCGCTCAACGTCATCACCGACGACGAGGGCACCGAGCTGAAGATCGTGCGACACAACATGCCGTTCGGCGAAGTCGGCAAGGGCGAGTACGGCACGTACTTCATCGGATATTCCCGCACCCCAGCGGTCACCGAGCAGATGCTGTGCAACATGTTTCTCGGCGATCCGCCCGGCAACACCGACCGGGTGCTGGACTTTTCCACCGCGGTGACCGGCGGACTGTTCTTCTCCCCCACCGTCGAATTTCTCGACGATCCACCGCCCCTACCGCAGGCGGCGACGCCGGCCCTGGCCGTCGTTCCGGCTCCTGACGACGGGTCACTCGCGATCGGCAGCCTGAAAGGAACCTCCCGATGAACAATCTTTACCGCGATCTGGCTCCGGTCACCGAAGCCGCCTGGGCCGAAATCGAATTGGAGGCAACCCGCACGTTCAAGCGCCACATCGCCGGGCGCCGGGTGGTCGATGTCAGCGAGCCCGGAGGGCCGGTCACCGCGGCGGTCAGCACCGGCCGGCTGATCGATGTGAAAGCACCCACCGACGGCGTGATCGCCCACCTGCGGGCTAGCAAACCCCTTGTCCGGCTGCGGGTTCCGTTCACCCTGTCCCGCGACGAAATCGATGACGTCGAACGTGGTTCCAACGACTCCGATTGGGAACCGGTCAAGGACGCCGCCAAAAAGCTGGCCTTCGTCGAAGACCGCACAATTTTCGAGGGCTACGGCGCCGCGTCAATCGAAGGGATCCGCAGCGCTAGTTCGAACCCGGCGTTGACGCTGCCCGAGGATCCGCGGGAAATCCCCGATGTCATCTCCCAGGCGTTGTCCGAACTGCGGTTGGCCGGCGTGGACGGACCGTATTCGGTGCTGCTCTCCGCTGACGTCTACACCAAGGTCAGCGAGACTTCCGATCACGGCTATCCCATCCGCGAGCACCTGAACCGGCTGGTCGACGGGGACATAATCTGGGCCCCGGCCATCGACGGCGCGTTCGTGCTGACCACGCGCGGCGGCGACTTCGACCTACAGCTGGGCACCGACGTGTCGATTGGTTACCTCAGCCATGACGCCGACACCGTGCGGCTCTATCTTCAGGAGACCCTGACGTTTTTGTGCTACACCGCCGAGGCGTCGGTCGCGCTGAGCGCCTGAGCGTTCTGCCGCGTGATCTTGGCTGAGCACGGGGATTTTCGGGTTGACGCGTTTGCGCCGCGCGTTTCGGATACTCCCGCCGCCCGCCCCCGGCTCCGTCATCGCCTACGGTGCGCCGAATAGCGATGCCGGCATCGAGCTGGATCGGGGATTTCGGCGAGTTCCCCCTGGTTCCCGATGCGGACCTGCGCAAGCACTCGGGGATGCCGTTGCACAAGCCACCCGCTGGCCCCGGCCGAAGCTTACCGATGGAAGAAGCCCGACCCCCTATCGCTCGAGTCGTAACACCCGAGCCCCCGAAGCCCGAGTTGTTGGAGCCCGAACTATCGTCGTCGGCGTCGGTAAGACCCGAGGGCATTTTTCCCCTGGTTGAACAATCCCGAGGTGCCGGTGCCCAGGTACCCGGAGCGGGGGCAGGGGCCGACGCCGAGCCGGGTCCTCAACCCCGAAGCAACGCCTGCGGCCAGCCAGGGCTGCGGCTCGGCGAGGGCCTCGACTGGACAGGTGTTGTGCACCGTGAGTGCGCGAGAGCATCAGGGCGCTCGCGGGTTTGGCGCGCAGTACCCATCCGTGTGTGAACAGCGGCGCTAACGCCTGCCCCATCCGCCCGGTCACATCCGCACCCACCCGGCCGGTTGCTAGCCGGCAAGCAGAGAGCCAGCGTCGCCGAGGGGGCTTGATCGCGGATCCGTGAACTGCTCCACAGAGCCCGCCCAGCGCGCGCAAAAGCGTAGGTTCCCTACTGTAGGCTACCCTATAGTAGGGGGCCTAACTATGTACGGAGGCTGCGATGCCGGATGTGGTAATTGTCGATGCGGTGCGGACACCGTTCGGTAAGCGCAATGGCGTACTCGCCGGAATGCATTCGGTGGAACTGCTGGGCCTGGTACAGCGGAAGTTACTCGAACGCGCCGGGCTCGCCCCTGCTGACGTTGACCAGGTGGTGACCGGGTGCGTGGGCCAGGTTGGTATGCAGGCCTTCAACATTGGTCGCGGCGCCTGGCTCACCGCTGGCCTGCCGATCCAGGTACCCGCAACTACCATCGACACCCAATGCGGGTCCTCTCAGCAGGCGGTGAACCTCGCGCATGCACTCGTTTCCTCGGGCGCCGCCAAAGCGGTCGTGGCGTGCGGAGTCGAGGTGATGAGCACCGTGAAGATGGGCTCGACGGTGCCTCGCGACGGCAGCTTGGGCAAGCCCGTGACACGCAACTATTGGAAGCATCACGAATACACCAGCCAGTTCGAAGCCGCCGAGCGTATGGCCGAGAAGTGGGGCATCAGCCGCTCCGATGCGGACGCCTTCGGCAAGCTGTCTCAGGACCGCGCTGGCGCGGCGCAGGCCAACGGTGCGTTCGATACGCAGCTGGTCGAAGTCACCGCGCCAACCCTGGGTGAGGACAACGTTCCGACGGGGGAGACGCATCTCGTAACCAGAGATGAAGGAGTTAGGGAAACTTCGCTTGAAAAGCTTGCCATGCTCACGCCGTCGGGCCGCGAGAACGGCGTGCATACCGCGGGTAGCTCGTCGCAGATTTCCGACGGAGCGTCGGCGGTGCTGCTAATGTCCGCCGAGGCCGCGGCGGCGGTCGGCCTTACACCGATGGCCAAGGTGGTAGGCACCGCATTGATTGGGTCGGACCCGGTACTGATGCTGACCGGCCCGATCGACGCGACCCGCCGACTGCTGGGCACTCACGGCCTCAAGATGTCCGATATCGATGTCGTGG
The nucleotide sequence above comes from Mycobacterium decipiens. Encoded proteins:
- a CDS encoding phosphodiesterase yields the protein MHRLRAAEHPRPDYVLLHISDTHLIGGDRPLYGAVDADDRLGEILQQLHDSGLRPDAVVFTGDLADKGEPEAYRKLRGLVEPFAAQLGAELVWVMGNHDDRAELRRFLLDEAPSMAPLDQVCMIDGLRIITLDTSVPGHHYGEIRTSQLDWLAQELATPAPDGTILALHHPPIPSVLDMAVTVELRDQARIGRVLKGSDVRAILAGHLHYSTNATFVGIPVSVASATCYTQDLTVAAGGTRGRDGAQGCNLVHVYPDTVVHSVIPLGGGETVGTFISPGQARRQIAESGIFIEPSRRDSLFSHPPMVLTSSAPRNPVD
- a CDS encoding CPBP family intramembrane glutamic endopeptidase — translated: MSRLRALSLAAGLVGWSLVGPRLPAPWRVPLQAGLGGVLVLVTQAPLGLWPPRLWAGLRLGSAAGAAAAAAIAATTPVPMVRLSMSARELPASVPAWLGWQIPGGTVWAEEAAFRGALATVAAGTFGPAGGRILQAAAFGLSHIADARATGAPPVPTVLATGIAGWLFGWLADRSGSLAAPILTHLAINEAGALAAVTVQRRLKYRNAAVRTGAVVPVTVEQLTTARF
- a CDS encoding GNAT family N-acetyltransferase, producing MSRHWPLFELRITTPRLQLQVPTEELCDQLIDTILDGVHDPDRMPFSVPWTRAPREQLPFNTLSHVWQQLARFKPQDWELPLAVVVDGMAVGVQSLIAKNFPLTREVDSGSWLGLRYQGRGYGTEMRAAALHFAYSELGAQVATSASFVDNPASIAVSRRIGYQDNGVDRVGRDGVMVEQLRFRLTRDDWQRHRPVEVQVEGFDRCRPLFGLGY
- a CDS encoding VOC family protein translates to MALNIEMVTFDCSDPAKLAGWWAEQFGGTTRELMPGEFVTVARSEGPQLGFQRVPDPTPGKNRLHLDFAAADMDAEVSRLMAAGATEVGRHRFGEEFRWVVLADPEGNAFCVVAQ
- a CDS encoding M18 family aminopeptidase, producing MVATALGLCEFIDASPSPFHVCATVARRLLRAGYLELSETDRWPEEPGRYFTVRAGSLVAWNSEQPGRAQAPFRIVGAHTDSPNLRVKQNPDRVVAGWQVVALQPYGSVLLNSWLDRDLGISGRLSVRDDQGLNGVSHRLVRIDDPILRVPQLAIHLADDRKSLTLDPQRHVNAVWGVGERAASFVDYVAQRAGIPVSDVLAADLMTHDLTPSAVIGAEVNGTAGLLSAPRLDNQASCYAGMEALLALDVDSASRGYLPVLVVFDHEEVGSASDHGAQSNLLTSVLERIVLAAGGSREDFLRRLPASLLASADMAHATHPNYPDRHEPGHLIEANAGPVLKVHPNLRYATDGRTAAAFALACQQAGVPLQHYEHRADLPCGSTIGPLASARTGIPTVDVGAAQLAMHSARELMGAHDVAAYSAALRAFLCAQA
- a CDS encoding Dyp-type peroxidase, with amino-acid sequence MAVPAVSPQPILAPLTPAAIFLVATIGAGGEATVHDALSEVSSLVRAIGFRDPTKRLSVVASIGSDAWDRLFAGPRPTELHPFVELTGPRHTAPATPGDLLFHIRAETMDVCFELAGRILKSMGDAVTVVDEVHGFRFFDNRDLLGFVDGTENPSGPIAIKATTIGDEDPTFAGSCYVHVQKYVHDMASWESLSVTEQERVIGRTKLDDIELDDNAKPTNSHVALNVITDDEGTELKIVRHNMPFGEVGKGEYGTYFIGYSRTPAVTEQMLCNMFLGDPPGNTDRVLDFSTAVTGGLFFSPTVEFLDDPPPLPQAATPALAVVPAPDDGSLAIGSLKGTSR
- a CDS encoding family 1 encapsulin nanocompartment shell protein, encoding MNNLYRDLAPVTEAAWAEIELEATRTFKRHIAGRRVVDVSEPGGPVTAAVSTGRLIDVKAPTDGVIAHLRASKPLVRLRVPFTLSRDEIDDVERGSNDSDWEPVKDAAKKLAFVEDRTIFEGYGAASIEGIRSASSNPALTLPEDPREIPDVISQALSELRLAGVDGPYSVLLSADVYTKVSETSDHGYPIREHLNRLVDGDIIWAPAIDGAFVLTTRGGDFDLQLGTDVSIGYLSHDADTVRLYLQETLTFLCYTAEASVALSA
- a CDS encoding acetyl-CoA C-acyltransferase, whose amino-acid sequence is MPDVVIVDAVRTPFGKRNGVLAGMHSVELLGLVQRKLLERAGLAPADVDQVVTGCVGQVGMQAFNIGRGAWLTAGLPIQVPATTIDTQCGSSQQAVNLAHALVSSGAAKAVVACGVEVMSTVKMGSTVPRDGSLGKPVTRNYWKHHEYTSQFEAAERMAEKWGISRSDADAFGKLSQDRAGAAQANGAFDTQLVEVTAPTLGEDNVPTGETHLVTRDEGVRETSLEKLAMLTPSGRENGVHTAGSSSQISDGASAVLLMSAEAAAAVGLTPMAKVVGTALIGSDPVLMLTGPIDATRRLLGTHGLKMSDIDVVEINEAFASVVLAWERELSADMARVNPNGGAIAMGHPLGATGAALVAKSVHELVRGGGEHALVTMCCGGGLGTGTLLQRI